The Myxococcales bacterium genome window below encodes:
- a CDS encoding dynamin family protein: protein MLEAFFERKGEVKKALSALSDVAEKVGAKSLRERVERDLVKKLDEDRFHLVVVGEFNHGKSTFVNALLGEGALAVGVTPTTAAIHHLKYAEAPEAQVVYASGRRETIPFADAKKFAVGGPESPEKVDFLEIGYPAPILKERILLVDTPGVNDLSLQRSDITYSYIPRADAVLFLLDAGQILKESERIFLQDKLLKASRDKIVFVITKWDILSAEEQTEALHYAKTQLANLVKDPLVFPISAETALAGKAGESGMPELLAHLTTFLAEERGRILLDNALGEGVNVGALLAKGVDAKRRAASMKTEELLRRISMLEQDLAGQAGNIEQRRIKIREEVAGIKVGARKDLDRFVEDTIRQLPNVIDGAKQEDLKQYLPAFLEDTFKKWAEAEAKEIGAKLEDLAERTIALVREDANETTKRVIETLGGDVKRLDVQVDTFRYDAGIAALFAVGLGVMFVNVLVGGLLTLAAPVLALVLRDRIDAEYKKRAKELAPDVVRQAAEKAAPKLDEMIDDFAGRLDAWVVTAGEELHREVLEVLSAAKVQRETGEKDVAQVLTEVETQQALLDEAVSNVERIRASLWQPDRVRIATTAAALPPQEGPQVAPAPPAPPV from the coding sequence ATGCTCGAGGCATTTTTCGAACGAAAAGGCGAAGTGAAGAAGGCGCTCTCGGCGCTGAGCGACGTGGCGGAGAAGGTGGGCGCCAAGAGCCTTCGCGAGCGGGTCGAGCGCGATCTCGTGAAGAAGCTCGACGAAGACCGGTTCCACCTCGTGGTCGTCGGCGAGTTCAACCACGGCAAGTCGACGTTCGTGAACGCCCTCCTCGGTGAGGGCGCCCTCGCCGTCGGGGTCACCCCGACGACCGCGGCGATCCACCACCTGAAGTACGCGGAGGCCCCCGAGGCCCAGGTCGTCTACGCGTCGGGCAGACGGGAGACCATCCCCTTCGCGGACGCGAAGAAGTTCGCGGTCGGCGGGCCCGAGAGCCCCGAGAAGGTCGATTTCCTCGAGATCGGCTACCCCGCCCCCATCCTGAAGGAGCGCATCCTGCTCGTCGACACGCCCGGCGTGAACGACCTGTCGCTGCAGCGCTCCGACATCACGTACAGCTACATCCCGCGCGCCGACGCGGTGCTGTTCCTGCTCGACGCGGGTCAAATCCTGAAAGAGAGCGAGCGCATCTTCTTGCAGGACAAGCTGCTGAAGGCCTCTCGCGACAAGATCGTGTTCGTGATCACGAAGTGGGACATTCTCTCGGCCGAGGAGCAGACCGAGGCCCTCCACTACGCCAAGACGCAGCTCGCGAACCTGGTGAAGGACCCGCTCGTGTTCCCCATCAGCGCCGAGACCGCGCTCGCCGGCAAGGCCGGAGAGAGCGGCATGCCCGAGCTGCTCGCGCACCTCACCACGTTCCTCGCCGAGGAGCGCGGGCGCATCCTGCTCGACAACGCCCTCGGCGAGGGCGTCAACGTGGGCGCGCTCCTCGCCAAGGGCGTCGACGCCAAGCGACGCGCCGCCTCGATGAAGACCGAGGAGCTCCTCCGACGCATCAGCATGCTCGAGCAGGACCTCGCCGGGCAGGCAGGCAACATCGAGCAGCGACGCATCAAGATCCGCGAAGAGGTCGCGGGCATCAAGGTGGGCGCTCGCAAGGACCTCGACCGCTTCGTGGAGGACACCATCCGGCAGCTCCCGAACGTGATCGACGGCGCCAAGCAGGAGGATCTGAAGCAGTACCTGCCCGCGTTCCTCGAGGACACGTTCAAGAAGTGGGCCGAGGCCGAGGCCAAGGAGATCGGGGCCAAGCTCGAAGACCTCGCGGAGCGGACCATCGCGCTCGTCCGCGAGGATGCGAACGAGACCACGAAGCGCGTCATCGAGACGCTGGGTGGCGACGTCAAACGCCTCGACGTGCAGGTCGACACGTTCCGGTACGATGCGGGCATCGCGGCCCTCTTCGCCGTGGGGCTCGGCGTCATGTTCGTGAACGTGCTCGTGGGCGGCCTCCTCACCCTCGCGGCGCCGGTCCTCGCGCTCGTCCTGCGGGACCGTATCGATGCAGAATACAAGAAGCGAGCGAAGGAGCTCGCGCCCGATGTCGTCCGACAGGCCGCCGAGAAGGCCGCGCCCAAGCTCGACGAGATGATCGACGACTTCGCCGGCCGGCTCGACGCGTGGGTCGTGACGGCGGGCGAAGAGCTTCACCGCGAGGTGCTCGAGGTGCTCAGCGCCGCGAAGGTGCAGCGGGAGACCGGCGAGAAGGACGTCGCGCAGGTCCTGACGGAGGTCGAGACGCAGCAGGCGCTGCTCGACGAGGCGGTCAGCAACGTCGAACGCATTCGCGCGAGCCTCTGGCAGCCCGACAGGGTCCGGATCGCGACGACCGCCGCGGCGCTCCCTCCCCAGGAAGGGCCCCAGGTCGCCCCCGCCCCGCCCGCGCCGCCGGTCTGA
- a CDS encoding M48 family metallopeptidase — MAHGPDLDFASFVNHMKGERVGGGPESSGHDYSYILDRQTRAAFEKVRPVELVVAATVRMFKQVWRGQLLGSTVKVSERQFSRIHSITRHCADTLHIAPPTVYLVSDPRLNAATYGTNDDAFIIVHSALADAYSDEELMMVIGHECGHIHNSHVVYLTALHYLTRMAGVFLWWAVEPAVIALNAWSRRAEITCDRAGMLCNPDLNTSSRALAKLVVGSRKLFEDFNLEAFLEQYEEGKDSIGRHMENFATHPYLPKRILAMRTFAESELYRKAAKLPAGGLSMTEVDDRVRAFLKDDA; from the coding sequence ATGGCGCATGGCCCCGATCTCGATTTCGCTTCGTTCGTCAACCACATGAAGGGCGAGCGCGTGGGGGGTGGCCCCGAGTCGAGCGGCCACGACTACAGTTACATTCTCGATCGGCAGACCCGGGCCGCGTTCGAGAAGGTCCGACCGGTCGAGCTCGTCGTGGCTGCGACCGTGCGGATGTTCAAGCAGGTCTGGCGCGGGCAGCTCCTCGGCAGCACCGTGAAGGTGAGCGAACGTCAGTTTTCCCGCATCCACAGCATCACGCGCCACTGCGCCGACACGCTGCACATCGCGCCGCCCACGGTCTACCTCGTCTCGGATCCGCGCCTCAACGCGGCCACGTACGGCACCAACGACGACGCCTTCATCATCGTGCACTCGGCCCTCGCCGACGCGTACTCCGACGAGGAGCTGATGATGGTGATCGGGCACGAGTGCGGCCACATCCACAACTCCCACGTCGTGTACCTCACCGCGCTCCACTACCTGACGCGCATGGCGGGGGTCTTCTTGTGGTGGGCCGTCGAGCCGGCGGTCATCGCCCTGAACGCGTGGTCGCGCCGCGCCGAGATCACCTGCGATCGCGCGGGCATGCTGTGCAACCCCGACCTCAACACTTCGTCGCGCGCGCTCGCGAAGCTGGTCGTCGGGTCTCGCAAGCTCTTCGAGGACTTCAACCTCGAGGCGTTCCTCGAGCAGTACGAAGAGGGCAAAGACAGCATCGGTCGCCACATGGAGAACTTCGCGACCCACCCGTACCTGCCCAAGCGCATCCTCGCGATGCGCACGTTCGCCGAGAGCGAGCTCTATCGGAAGGCGGCGAAGCTCCCCGCCGGTGGACTTTCGATGACCGAGGTCGACGACCGCGTCCGCGCGTTCCTGAAGGACGACGCCTGA